In Monodelphis domestica isolate mMonDom1 chromosome 1, mMonDom1.pri, whole genome shotgun sequence, the sequence CATCCCAGACCCACAACAcatcttttttaacccttccctctGCCTCGCTGCCCCCTACCACACATCTTGAACAGATCATGGCTGATAGGAACAGTTCACAATCGCATCACTGACTTTGAATTTGCTAAgtgttctcccttttcttccttcttgccaCCTCTTGCTTGTTCCTCCCATCAGCTTTGGAGGAAATCATTGCTACAATTTTACAAGGAAGAAAATCGAGACAATGTGAGTTCATACTAGTGAAGTGACATGATGTGGCAGGGTGGTGAAGCCAGGCTTCTCTGTTCTATGTCATTCTCTTTAGTCCTTGCTCTTTTCCTTCCGCCATCAAAATCTAGTCTCAAATGGAAACTAAGACCAGGAATATGGTAGAAACTAAGGTCACAGTTTGGAGCTAAGgcacaaaaatgaaaccataaaCTTTTGCCCCTCTCCTCATCTGacccaaaatgtcagaaacaatacagaacaaatggaaaataatgctCACCCTTCTaaaacagatagagagagagtggCTGCATCACTGTAACATTCTCCAAAGATCAAGATTCCGCGACCAGTTTTGAGATCAGTCTCTATTTTGACTTTTACAAATACCTCCAAAAAAGCATCCACTTTCAAATTATCTTCCTCATTTGGACCTCTGGAAGAAAAAGAACCATTGAGATATGGAACCCTCAGGCTCATTCTTCTCCAGTGATTTCTTCACCCACAAGTTTACATCTCCAAACTGTTATCTGCATACAGACATTTCCCTCATCTAGTCATTTATTTCATATGGAAATTTACATTATTTATTCCTTATGCAGGAATGGGGAGAGTGAATCACATTAAAACTTTGAACAGTATTagaaactgttaaaaaaaaaaaaacatcagttaTAATGAAAGCAAATGAGACCAGTTTTTAACACCAGTTAAAGGCCAAATTTTGcaaaatgtcagaggtaggacacCTCCTGAAGGCCACCAAAGCCAATCCCCTAACTTTAGAGGGGAGAAAAATTTCCTTTTCCCATACATTTATATCATTTCAAACACTATTCCATTGTCATCTAGATCCTTCCCTTATTCAGTAGTTTACATATTCTAGACATTTACAATATGtgtgaagtaaattatttagggGACCTTGATCCCACACACCCTAAAAGCAGTACATAGGAGTCACAGAATCACAGTGTCATGTCTGACAACCTGATGGCCTGACACCGCTGTTTCCTGGCATCCCAGCATCAGCTCAAAGTTGCCATGGAGGGAGGAGCTATAGGTTGAAAAAACCAGGGAGAGAAGCAAGgagctctctttttctctctggatGGATCTCTGAAAAATACTATCtctgtactctctctctctctctctctctctctctctctctctctctctctctctctctctctctctctctctctctctccccctttctctccccctctctttctttctgtctctctgtctctttgtctctgtgtgtgtctgtctctctgtctctctctctcatcttatcTGACCATCTCTGAGTGGAGGTGACATGGAGACAACCTACAATGGATAACTACAATTTTGCCTAAAATTAGAAAGGCTATAAAccccttttttttctatttttctttctctttactaataaatacttataaatctagtaataagcCAACAGgtgaatttttataataattatttatccCCTTTTGATGGGAACAGATAAGGATAGATCACATTAAAACATTTCCTAAAATTAGCAGAATTATTGGGGAAAATCTCAATTACAACCAAATAAATGAGATCAATTTAAAGAAATAGTTCAAATTTGACAGACTGGCAGACTGAGAGGCACTCGAGATGCCAATCTAttccaataccctcattttaggAAGAAGACCTAGACCCAGAGAAAAGGTCTTTACCTAAGATGAGCCAGTGAGTCAGAGGCAGATCAAGGACTCAAACCAAGCCTCCTTGACTTCCCCTGCCCCAGCCTAGCTTAGGTCCATGACCACTACATAGTGCTGTCACCCACAAATTCTCCAGTTCCCTATTGTGTACTCACAATTTCAGGTCAATTATGGCACTTGCAGGTACTTTCAATGAGGCATCCAGAGGAGTAAAACCCGCTTTAGCTTCGATCTTCAGGAGTAGAAATCTATAAAACTTCACGCTGCACAGAGACCACAGAGATCATTAGATGTCTTTCTTTTCAGGGACAAGAAACACAGGAAAGTAACTTGAGGCAGAAAAAGGATTGAGGTGTTAAGTTAtcaaatgtcagaactagaaggatTCTCAGGAATCACCAAGTTtcagaagaattttatttttgaggtgttttgataactatttcattatttttggttttctttttaatcattgGTATTTCTCTTTAGgtaattaaaaacattatttagaaAAGAGACATTAGCAGACTGCCACTGGGGACTATCACGCAAAAAAAGACTTCTagtctagtccaattccctctcTGGATACAGGAAAATAATTGTGAATTAGAAAGGGGAAAGAACTTGGTTAAGGTTCCAAGATAGCATCAGGGCCAAGAATCAAACTCAGGTTGAAAACTCCAAGTCTGGACATTTCCCATCCTACCACAGCTGCTCCTTTTACAACAAAAGTAACaataaaaattcacttttttatagccctttaaggtttgcagagttcCTCTTCACAGTCACCTTGTGAGGCAATAGATCTATGCACTAAGATGGGTATTTCAGAAAGAGCATTGAGATTAAATAATCCAGGTCCCAGGACCCTCATTAGAACTTTGGAGGAAGAACTATTGAATAGAAAAGctaaaaataagaagggagggatggagtgGAGGGAGGATAAAATCCCTGAGATTAATTTCAGTTATTACTCATCCTCTTTCCATATCTCTGCCCTATTTTGTTGCCTTGGTGAGTCCCTCTCCAGCTAGAATCTTATATGCTAATCCTTTCCCCCACTCAATCTAATCTTGGGAGAAGAACTTTGAGAATAATACATACTGAAATGTCactaatataaaaaatttaaaattattttcctctgtaGACGTTGTTCAATAATCTTAATCACATACAGTGTTTCATAACCCTTGTGGGGCTTATCATAGCAAAAATAgtaggatggtttgccatttccttctccagattgtttgacagatgaaaaaactgaggatcATAAGATTAAATatcttgcctagagtcacactgctagtaagtatctgagtccagatttgaatgaagatctttctaactctagtcttggcactccatccactggaCCACTCAAGGGGATTTGCACTTTAATAGGCTGACCTATTGTAGGAAGTCCTTAAATAGTGGATTTCGTGACATTCCAACAATTCTGAGGAGATGGGAGTTTGGACATAGAAGACTGCCATTCCAGTGACCATTTCATATAGGTACCCATTCAATTTTAATCCATGTGGAATCATCAAGATGCCCTCAGCTCAGGAGACATTAGAGTGGACTGTCCAAATCACCAGAAAACTGCTAGATTCAGGACTTCACTATTACCCTGCACCCTTAGCCTCTgattctcctttattttctcccACATTTATATCCATCTTTCTTGAAGTCTCTGGTGatagagagaaatggaaattattgtGGCAGAATCTGCAAGGAGATGAGGTAGCTTCTAACCCTATTATCACCCACCAGAATCCATAGCTGACCTTTCAGAAGGGAAGCTGTACTAGATTTTCCCAAAAGGCTGCCATTAAGCCAAAGGGGCACCACTCACTTCaagatttctttcattttgtagagCAGATCTTTCAAAGCATCGCCAACCAAATTCCCACCATTTTCTAAAAGTTGCTTCACTTTATTTAACAAGGAAGGGATATCCCAAGTCAGTAACTTCTTTAGATCTGTtaataaaattaatcaaaatattgatatcaaaaattaatcaaataacaATTGAATTCCAACTATTTAGCAGGTGATAAGAGACAAACCAGAGATGAAAGAGAGGTCAATGAGGAAATTACAAGTATGTCACCCTAAGAGACTTAGATTAGAAAAATTGTCAGGGTTCTCTGCCTCAGTTATGGAACCATGTAGAGAGATgtatttcagaaaatatttagaaGCTAAAGGCAACCAATGGTGCTTCAGGAGTCTAATACTAAAACTACATTGTGCATAAGAACCACGATTAGCTAGACTACATCTAGAACCTAGATCAGGATCTTCAGTTTTTCCAGACAACTGGCGGCAAGTAGGCATTGTACAATGGAAGAATTAAGTCTGGAGAAAGAGGACTGAaattgaaatcctgcctctgtcacgTTTCCTGGatgtccttgggcaagtaattgacttatatcaataaaagacAAGGATTAGAACAGGTGACCTCTAAAGTCATTTTTAGTTTCAAAACTATGTTTCTGTGCCTACATGATTTCCAAccttctttccagctctaaaatctttGACCCATTCCTCAGTGCTATATTGCTAAAGGATCATCTCTTTATGGGGAAATGTAAGATTAATACACCTCTATATTTAATCTGCATCAAATTTGGGTAATCCATCAAACTATAagtcaagtcctgatttgtagagTTTGAAGATTGTGAAGGTGTAAAAGCCTGAATTGAACATTTTAAAGGTGTCTGTGAGACCATTCCAGCACATTCCTTCCCACATCCTTTCCATTCTAAGTTGTGATGAATCTCCCCTTCTTTTCATTAATGGACAAGGATTTATTATATGCTTACCCTGTGCCAGAAATGATCCTAAgagctggggataaaaagaaaagcaaaaatgcgATTCCTCCCTCATAGAGTTCACATTTTAAAGAAAGAGCCAACATGAATAAAAGTATGGATAAACAAGACCCATTCAGAGTAGATGGAAGGGAATCACAGAAAGAAGCTGGAAAAAACAGGAACAGCTTCCTGCTGAAGGTAGGATTTGTGTCAAATATTGTAGGAAGTCagaaagccaggaggcaaagattaggagggagagtattccaggcatggtggaCAGCCAATTCAAAGTCATCCAGATGGAAGATCTATACCTTAGGAAAGTCTAATTGTTGGCCGTGCACATAAACAACCATCAATATTCAGCTGATAGCAGCTGCTGTCCTTGTAAGCAAGGGATGCAGTAGATAGGGTTAATCCTACAGCCCTAACCTATGCTATTCACCCTCACTCCTACTGACTTACCTAAACTTAGGCCGGTGTTCAGAAGAGAGCCCACAGTTCCTGGAAGAGAAAGATCCAGTAGGCAGCAGGAGGGGCCAACGAGCAGGCCACACAGGACGGTGAGTTTCAAAAGGGGAAGCATCTTTAGGCTGATTCCTTGCAGAGAGAGGCGACAGGTTGTAAACTTCAAAGGCACTAATAAATATGGGGCTTTACAAACTTTGGACATTCATATGAAGGACTGATACTTTCAAAGAGTTCTTTCCACTTGTTTTCACTATCGTCTTTGGAAGGAATTGCGAAAAagacacatttattaaacacccactgTATGTCAGAATTTGAACTAGGGCCTAGGGATACACAACCAGTTA encodes:
- the LOC103098889 gene encoding short palate, lung and nasal epithelium carcinoma-associated protein 2A, which codes for MLPLLKLTVLCGLLVGPSCCLLDLSLPGTVGSLLNTGLSLDLKKLLTWDIPSLLNKVKQLLENGGNLVGDALKDLLYKMKEILNVKFYRFLLLKIEAKAGFTPLDASLKVPASAIIDLKLGPNEEDNLKVDAFLEVFVKVKIETDLKTGRGILIFGECYSDAATLSLSVLEGKQKAQNNFIDFGIVIKKTISSAMEAKVCSILKQTSILKNVSTIKELISNVNTQTLVGI